A genomic segment from Lutibacter sp. A80 encodes:
- a CDS encoding RagB/SusD family nutrient uptake outer membrane protein yields the protein MKILKNIKLLFLSSLLLIGCNEDEFLEQINPNATTTDTFWGSEKQFNSALTTVYGALQFQNISGGELQYEMILGDIAGTESWYRPAAFRNLTYNDGSYYVTDKWNELYIGIFRANQVIQYLETADESIFNNTNKNEIEGQARFLRAFFYFQLAHTYGGAVIHEKVAETKEDLLKPFSSIEEVTNTIILPDLKFAQANLPISWSNSTDKGRVTWGAATSLLGKVYLFDEKWNEAATQFNEVITKGNYKLTADIMDNFTDLNEFNEESIFEVAYSAELNPGINGEAVDDNTYESGAEASTMARAFGQLNYGGYNTLLPSYFLHELYTSDEVDPTNGINNGNTQSRRMTASICPKNGESLYYNIELDSPDAKGWAFGQSAYIKKFTNWYHLDAEDSQSRSGINFRHIRLADVYLMYAEAVLNATGDYQTAITYIDKVRKRAGVKTIQQYLDENGGTFPQLHISKQVHGNRPYVTASTETIMTHLRRVERPLELAFEGHRWKDLVRWGIAQEVFDELRADEIWRENNKELLEIDEEGIAPLYIKERIRPDFILSSTNYTPSQHNYLPIPTQEVQTNSEL from the coding sequence ATGAAAATATTAAAAAATATAAAACTACTCTTCTTAAGTTCACTTCTTTTAATAGGATGTAATGAAGACGAATTTTTAGAACAAATAAATCCAAATGCAACAACTACTGATACATTCTGGGGTTCCGAAAAACAGTTTAATAGCGCTCTCACTACTGTTTATGGAGCTCTACAATTTCAAAACATTAGTGGAGGAGAATTGCAATATGAAATGATTTTAGGTGATATTGCTGGAACAGAATCTTGGTATAGACCTGCTGCATTTAGAAACCTTACATACAACGACGGAAGCTATTACGTTACAGACAAATGGAACGAACTATATATTGGTATTTTTAGAGCCAATCAAGTAATTCAATATCTTGAAACTGCAGATGAAAGTATTTTTAATAATACTAACAAAAACGAAATCGAAGGTCAAGCAAGATTTTTAAGAGCGTTCTTTTATTTCCAATTAGCACACACTTATGGTGGTGCGGTAATTCACGAAAAAGTAGCAGAAACTAAAGAAGACCTATTAAAACCTTTTTCTTCTATTGAAGAGGTAACCAACACTATTATCTTACCTGATTTAAAATTTGCTCAAGCTAATTTACCAATATCTTGGAGTAACAGTACAGATAAAGGTCGTGTTACATGGGGAGCTGCCACTTCTCTACTTGGTAAAGTTTACCTATTCGATGAAAAATGGAATGAAGCTGCCACACAATTTAATGAAGTAATTACAAAAGGTAATTATAAATTAACCGCTGATATTATGGATAATTTTACTGACTTAAATGAGTTTAATGAAGAATCAATTTTTGAAGTTGCATATTCAGCCGAGCTAAATCCTGGAATTAATGGAGAAGCAGTTGATGATAATACTTACGAATCTGGAGCAGAAGCATCTACTATGGCTAGAGCATTTGGACAATTAAATTATGGAGGTTATAATACATTATTACCTTCATACTTCTTACATGAATTGTATACAAGTGACGAAGTAGACCCTACAAATGGAATAAATAATGGAAATACGCAATCTAGAAGAATGACTGCAAGTATCTGCCCAAAAAATGGAGAGAGTTTATATTACAATATAGAACTGGATAGTCCAGATGCTAAAGGTTGGGCTTTTGGTCAAAGTGCATATATCAAAAAATTCACAAACTGGTATCATTTAGATGCTGAAGACAGTCAAAGTAGATCTGGAATTAATTTCAGACATATACGTCTAGCAGATGTTTACTTAATGTATGCAGAAGCTGTTCTTAATGCAACTGGAGATTATCAAACTGCAATTACCTATATAGATAAAGTTAGAAAAAGAGCAGGTGTTAAAACCATACAACAATACCTAGATGAAAATGGAGGTACCTTTCCTCAGCTACATATAAGTAAACAAGTACATGGAAATAGACCTTACGTTACTGCTTCTACTGAAACCATAATGACTCATTTAAGAAGAGTTGAAAGACCTTTAGAATTAGCTTTTGAAGGACACAGATGGAAAGATTTAGTAAGATGGGGTATTGCACAAGAAGTATTTGATGAATTAAGAGCTGACGAAATATGGAGAGAAAACAATAAAGAATTGTTAGAAATTGATGAAGAAGGAATTGCCCCTTTATACATTAAAGAAAGAATAAGACCAGACTTTATTTTGTCTTCTACTAATTATACTCCTAGTCAACATAATTATTTACCAATTCCAACACAAGAAGTACAAACAAATTCAGAACTATAA